In Prescottella soli, a genomic segment contains:
- the qcrC gene encoding cytochrome bc1 complex diheme cytochrome c subunit → MSSSPPPAIEGDMPNRTTAGSAAKARRQRKLRRRVTGALILMLGLVSAGFLASALTPAPQVATASDDSAALIREGKQLYDTSCITCHGANLQGVQDRGPSLIGVGEAAVYFQVSSGRMPAARNEAQASRKPAKFDARQTDAIGAYVQSQGGGPTLVRDENGEIAQSSLRGGDVARGSELFRMNCASCHNFTGRGGALSSGKYAPVLDPASEQQIYAAMVTGPQNMPKFSDRQLTLEEKKDIIAYVKQSGETKSPGGYGLGGIGPGSEGLAMWVIGIVAVVGAALWIGARS, encoded by the coding sequence ATGAGTTCATCCCCCCCTCCCGCAATCGAGGGTGACATGCCCAACCGCACGACAGCAGGTTCCGCCGCCAAGGCGCGCCGCCAGCGCAAGCTGCGCCGCCGCGTCACCGGCGCGCTGATCCTCATGCTGGGACTCGTGAGCGCCGGTTTCCTCGCCTCCGCACTGACGCCTGCGCCGCAGGTCGCCACCGCGAGCGACGATTCCGCAGCGCTGATCCGCGAAGGCAAGCAGCTCTACGACACCTCCTGCATCACGTGCCACGGCGCGAACCTGCAGGGTGTCCAGGACCGCGGCCCCAGCCTGATCGGTGTCGGCGAGGCAGCCGTGTACTTCCAGGTGTCGTCCGGTCGTATGCCGGCCGCCCGCAACGAGGCGCAGGCTTCCCGCAAGCCCGCCAAGTTCGACGCCCGCCAGACCGACGCCATCGGCGCCTACGTCCAGTCGCAGGGCGGCGGCCCGACCCTCGTCCGTGACGAGAACGGCGAGATCGCACAGTCGTCGCTGCGTGGCGGCGACGTCGCGCGCGGTAGCGAGCTGTTCCGCATGAACTGCGCGTCGTGCCACAACTTCACCGGACGCGGCGGCGCGCTGTCCTCCGGTAAGTACGCCCCCGTTCTGGATCCGGCCAGCGAGCAGCAGATCTATGCCGCCATGGTCACGGGCCCCCAGAACATGCCCAAGTTCTCCGACCGTCAGCTGACGCTCGAGGAGAAGAAGGACATCATCGCCTACGTCAAGCAGTCGGGCGAGACCAAGAGCCCGGGTGGTTACGGTCTCGGCGGCATCGGACCGGGGTCCGAGGGCCTCGCCATGTGGGTCATCGGCATCGTCGCTGTCGTCGGCGCAGCACTGTGGATCGGAGCAAGGTCATGA
- the ctaE gene encoding aa3-type cytochrome oxidase subunit III — MTSAVGTSGSAITQRVHSLNRPNMVSVGTIVWLSSELMFFAGLFAMYFVARAQANGNWPPEPTELNLALAVPVTLVLIASSFTCQMGVFAAEKGDVFGLRRWYTLTLAMGTFFVLGQGYEYYHLVHEGTTISSSVYGSVFYMTTGFHGMHVIGGLIAFVFLIVRTKVSKFTPAQATAAIVVSYYWHFVDIVWIGLFATIYFIR, encoded by the coding sequence GTGACGAGCGCAGTAGGGACTTCAGGATCGGCAATCACCCAGCGCGTGCACTCGCTGAACCGGCCAAACATGGTCAGCGTCGGCACCATCGTGTGGTTGTCAAGCGAGCTCATGTTCTTCGCAGGGCTCTTCGCCATGTATTTCGTTGCACGAGCACAGGCGAATGGGAACTGGCCACCGGAGCCGACCGAGCTCAATCTCGCATTGGCCGTGCCGGTCACTCTGGTGCTGATCGCGTCTTCCTTCACCTGCCAGATGGGTGTGTTCGCGGCAGAGAAGGGTGACGTCTTCGGTCTCCGGCGGTGGTACACGCTCACCCTCGCCATGGGCACGTTCTTCGTGCTCGGCCAGGGCTACGAGTACTACCACCTGGTGCACGAGGGCACGACGATCTCGAGCAGCGTGTACGGATCGGTCTTCTACATGACGACCGGCTTCCACGGCATGCACGTCATCGGCGGCCTGATCGCGTTCGTCTTCTTGATCGTCCGCACCAAGGTCAGCAAGTTCACGCCTGCACAGGCCACTGCGGCGATCGTCGTTTCGTACTACTGGCACTTCGTCGACATTGTGTGGATCGGCCTGTTCGCCACGATTTATTTCATCCGTTAG
- the trpD gene encoding anthranilate phosphoribosyltransferase: MVRQSVAQGTDRVAGAVDRSWPAILGALTDGRDLTADDTAWAMDEIMSDAATSAQIAAFGVALKMKGPTPAELRGLADSMLGHARTVPVSPDVVDIVGTGGDRSNTVNISTMASVVVAASGIRVVKHGNRAASSKSGGADVLEALGVHINLGAADVARCVEEVGIGFCFAPVFHPALRFAGAPRKEIGIPTVFNVLGPLTNPARPRAGLIGCAFEDLIEVIAGVLAERGNSALVVRGDDGLDELTTSTTSVVHVVSGGAVTMQKLDPTDLGIARVSLDALRGGDASDNARVARGIFAGDAGPVRDAVLLNAAGAIAAFDGLEKGLEESLTAGLAKAAHAIDSGAAAALLERWAALTVELAAAPR; the protein is encoded by the coding sequence ATGGTGCGGCAGTCGGTAGCGCAGGGCACGGATCGAGTGGCGGGCGCAGTCGACCGGAGCTGGCCCGCGATCCTCGGCGCCCTCACCGACGGCCGGGACCTGACCGCCGACGACACGGCGTGGGCGATGGACGAGATCATGTCCGACGCCGCGACGTCGGCGCAGATCGCGGCGTTCGGCGTCGCCCTGAAGATGAAGGGTCCGACGCCCGCCGAACTGCGCGGTCTCGCCGACTCGATGCTCGGGCACGCCCGCACGGTGCCGGTGTCGCCCGACGTGGTGGACATCGTCGGCACCGGCGGCGACCGGTCGAACACCGTCAACATCTCGACCATGGCGTCCGTCGTGGTCGCGGCGTCCGGGATCCGCGTGGTCAAGCACGGCAATCGAGCGGCGTCGTCGAAGAGCGGCGGCGCCGACGTGCTCGAGGCGCTCGGCGTGCACATCAACCTCGGTGCCGCGGACGTGGCGCGGTGCGTCGAGGAGGTCGGCATCGGCTTCTGCTTCGCGCCAGTCTTCCACCCCGCGTTGCGGTTCGCGGGAGCGCCGCGCAAGGAGATCGGTATCCCGACGGTGTTCAACGTCCTCGGCCCGCTGACCAACCCGGCTCGCCCGCGCGCCGGACTCATCGGCTGCGCATTCGAGGACCTGATCGAGGTGATCGCGGGCGTCCTCGCCGAGCGCGGCAACTCCGCGCTGGTGGTGCGGGGCGACGACGGCCTCGACGAGCTGACCACGTCGACCACGTCCGTCGTGCACGTGGTGTCCGGGGGCGCCGTCACCATGCAGAAGCTGGATCCGACCGACCTCGGTATCGCCCGGGTGTCGCTCGACGCCCTGCGGGGCGGTGACGCCTCCGACAACGCCAGGGTCGCGCGCGGGATCTTCGCCGGCGACGCGGGCCCGGTCCGCGACGCGGTGCTGCTGAACGCGGCCGGCGCGATCGCCGCCTTCGACGGCCTCGAGAAGGGTCTGGAGGAGTCGCTGACCGCCGGTTTGGCCAAGGCCGCCCACGCGATCGACTCCGGGGCGGCCGCGGCCCTGCTCGAGCGGTGGGCGGCATTGACCGTCGAACTGGCGGCCGCCCCCCGCTGA
- a CDS encoding Lrp/AsnC family transcriptional regulator: MINAIVLIHAEADRIPETAQAVADLDGVSEVYSCAGDIDLIAIVKVRDHAQIAEVVTERINKVAGVIKTATHIAFQSYSSADVEAAFSIGE, from the coding sequence ATGATCAACGCGATCGTCCTGATCCACGCCGAGGCCGACCGGATCCCGGAGACCGCGCAGGCGGTGGCCGACCTCGACGGGGTGTCCGAGGTCTACTCGTGCGCAGGCGACATCGACCTGATCGCGATCGTGAAGGTCCGCGACCACGCGCAGATCGCGGAGGTCGTCACCGAGCGCATCAACAAGGTGGCGGGCGTCATCAAGACCGCGACCCACATCGCGTTCCAGTCGTACTCGAGCGCGGACGTCGAGGCGGCCTTCTCGATCGGCGAGTAG
- a CDS encoding DEDD exonuclease domain-containing protein: MLVSSPRNRVQGPCRWTALVSRDVSSPRTARSTDDGQLTFDELDAPLRDTTFVVVDLETTGGSADSDAITEIGAVKVRGGEILGELGTLVDPGRAIPPYIVEITGITTAMVRGAPRIDTVLPTFLEFARGAVLVAHNAGFDVGFLKAAAARAGIPWPRFQVLCTVKLARRVLSRDEAPSVKLSALATLFGADTTPTHRALDDARATVDVLHALIGRVGNQGVHSLPELLDYLPRVSAEQRAKRTLASNLPRTPGVYLFRGPSDEVLYVGTAVDLRRRVRTYFTGSETRGRMKEMVALATRLDHVECAHALEAGVRELRLLSAHVPPYNRRSKFPMRGWWVTLTAETFPRLSVVRTPTADSLGPFRSRTDATDAALTVAEFCGLRTCTTRIGKGQRHGPKCPPREIGGCPAVADDEEGYRIAPDLARALIRGEDDTPLRHMRARVEELAAAELFESAARLRDRGAALGLALRRMQRLAALAAVDELIAARRAAEGGWEVAVIRSGRLAAAGVARRGIAPMPVVEALVASAQTVLPDATPLRGASPEELAVIARWLDGDGVRIVRTSHGWCEPAHGAGSWEPWCTLARAAQPPTVLIERQHS, from the coding sequence ATGCTCGTCTCTTCCCCGCGAAACAGGGTCCAAGGGCCCTGTCGGTGGACGGCCCTAGTGTCTCGTGACGTGAGTTCACCGCGCACCGCCCGCTCGACCGACGACGGTCAACTGACCTTCGACGAACTGGATGCCCCGCTGCGCGACACCACTTTCGTCGTCGTCGACCTCGAGACCACCGGCGGCAGCGCCGATTCCGACGCCATCACCGAGATCGGGGCGGTCAAGGTCCGGGGCGGCGAGATCCTCGGCGAACTGGGCACCCTCGTCGACCCCGGACGAGCGATCCCGCCGTACATCGTGGAGATCACCGGCATCACGACGGCGATGGTGCGCGGGGCCCCGCGGATCGACACCGTCCTGCCGACCTTCCTCGAGTTCGCCCGCGGGGCGGTGCTGGTCGCCCACAACGCCGGATTCGACGTCGGCTTCCTCAAGGCCGCTGCCGCCCGCGCCGGGATCCCCTGGCCCCGTTTCCAAGTGCTCTGCACCGTCAAGCTCGCCCGCCGGGTGCTCAGCCGGGACGAGGCTCCCTCGGTGAAGCTGTCGGCGCTCGCGACGCTGTTCGGCGCCGACACGACGCCGACACACCGCGCCCTCGACGACGCCCGGGCCACCGTCGACGTCCTCCACGCCCTCATCGGCCGCGTCGGTAACCAGGGCGTGCACAGCCTGCCCGAACTCCTCGACTACCTGCCGCGCGTGTCGGCGGAGCAGCGCGCCAAGCGCACGCTCGCGAGCAATCTGCCCCGCACTCCGGGTGTCTATCTCTTCCGCGGGCCGTCCGACGAGGTGCTGTACGTCGGGACGGCCGTGGATCTGCGCCGGCGCGTCCGCACCTACTTCACCGGCTCCGAGACGCGCGGACGTATGAAGGAGATGGTCGCGCTCGCCACCCGGCTCGACCACGTCGAGTGCGCGCACGCACTCGAGGCCGGCGTTCGGGAGCTACGTCTGCTCAGCGCGCACGTGCCGCCGTACAACCGGCGATCGAAGTTCCCGATGCGCGGATGGTGGGTCACCCTCACCGCGGAGACGTTTCCGCGCCTCTCCGTGGTCCGTACGCCCACCGCGGACTCGCTGGGCCCGTTCCGGTCCCGGACCGACGCCACCGACGCGGCGCTGACCGTCGCCGAGTTCTGCGGACTGCGGACCTGTACGACGCGGATCGGGAAGGGACAGCGGCACGGACCGAAGTGCCCGCCCCGCGAGATCGGCGGCTGCCCCGCGGTCGCCGACGACGAGGAGGGGTACAGGATCGCCCCCGACCTCGCGCGGGCACTGATTCGGGGCGAGGACGACACGCCGCTGCGGCACATGCGCGCACGCGTCGAGGAGCTCGCGGCCGCCGAACTGTTCGAGAGCGCGGCCCGGTTGCGCGACCGCGGGGCGGCCCTCGGGCTCGCCCTGCGCCGCATGCAGCGCCTGGCGGCACTCGCCGCCGTCGACGAACTGATCGCCGCCCGCCGCGCCGCCGAGGGCGGCTGGGAGGTCGCCGTCATCCGTTCCGGACGCCTGGCGGCCGCCGGCGTCGCCCGGCGCGGCATTGCCCCCATGCCGGTCGTCGAGGCGCTGGTCGCATCCGCCCAGACCGTCCTGCCCGACGCGACGCCCCTGCGGGGCGCCTCGCCCGAGGAACTGGCGGTCATCGCCCGTTGGCTCGACGGCGACGGCGTGCGGATCGTCCGGACGAGCCACGGCTGGTGCGAGCCCGCCCACGGGGCCGGGTCCTGGGAGCCCTGGTGCACGCTCGCGCGGGCCGCGCAACCGCCTACTGTGTTGATCGAACGTCAGCACAGTTAA
- a CDS encoding C40 family peptidase — protein MASSTFKRSARRAAVAGALAVGAVTVTAAPALADAINVPGVGTVEVPGVTQAQVDAAIASVTQGIGTGSAAALPAPVAAPVMSVGEKAFKAAESKLGAPYVYGAAGPDAFDCSGLVQWAYKQVGLSLPRTSYDQAAAGVPVSRDALQIGDVISFYGGSHSGIYAGNGNVIHASTAGQPVKMAPVSSMPFDGARRYA, from the coding sequence GTGGCGTCATCTACTTTCAAGCGTTCCGCGCGACGCGCAGCCGTTGCCGGCGCTCTCGCCGTCGGAGCGGTCACGGTCACCGCAGCGCCGGCGCTGGCCGACGCGATCAACGTCCCGGGTGTCGGCACCGTCGAGGTTCCCGGTGTCACGCAGGCTCAGGTGGACGCCGCGATCGCGTCCGTGACGCAGGGCATCGGCACGGGAAGTGCCGCTGCGCTGCCCGCTCCTGTGGCCGCACCCGTGATGAGCGTGGGGGAGAAGGCGTTCAAGGCTGCCGAGAGCAAGCTCGGCGCCCCCTATGTGTACGGCGCGGCCGGCCCGGACGCGTTCGACTGCTCGGGTCTGGTGCAGTGGGCCTACAAGCAGGTCGGCCTGAGCCTCCCGCGCACCAGCTACGACCAGGCCGCCGCAGGTGTCCCGGTCTCGCGCGACGCTCTCCAGATCGGCGACGTGATCTCGTTCTACGGCGGCAGCCACTCCGGCATCTACGCCGGTAACGGCAACGTCATCCACGCGTCGACCGCGGGTCAGCCGGTGAAGATGGCTCCGGTCTCGTCGATGCCCTTCGACGGCGCGCGTCGTTACGCGTGA
- a CDS encoding NlpC/P60 family protein — translation MPSQKMKRSMCTALATGVLSLTLVGLPAASAGADPVVNNPTEALERLAELSRESERTTEALHDAQIDLDGKQTAQRDAEARLAGDRDALAAAQARMDQFRPTVNKLAAASYQGARTNRLFAVMVSDSPQQLLDQMSALDAISNETSKAVSQFKAAATDAEAAAEASRVSADTARAATEQAKVVSDELQSKQSELQKQIDSVTAAYDRLTGAEQAQLAGTSFPSGFDAGRILAGLTPGSGSAALQAGLTQVGKPYSWGATGPDAYDCSGLVVWAYRQIGKTLPRSSQAQAQGGIPVDRSALQPGDVVLFYSDASHVGLYAGDGNVLHASTYGTPVKVESMASMPFYGARRY, via the coding sequence GTGCCCTCGCAGAAGATGAAGCGCTCGATGTGTACTGCCCTGGCGACGGGAGTCCTCTCCCTGACCCTCGTCGGACTGCCCGCCGCCTCGGCCGGCGCAGACCCCGTCGTGAACAACCCGACCGAGGCATTGGAGCGGCTCGCCGAGCTGTCGCGCGAATCCGAACGCACCACCGAGGCCCTGCACGACGCGCAGATCGACCTGGACGGCAAGCAGACGGCGCAGCGCGACGCCGAAGCCCGCCTCGCGGGTGACCGAGATGCTCTCGCAGCCGCACAGGCTCGGATGGATCAGTTCCGGCCCACGGTGAACAAACTCGCGGCCGCCAGCTACCAGGGCGCGCGCACCAACCGGCTCTTCGCGGTGATGGTCAGTGACTCGCCGCAGCAACTCCTCGACCAGATGTCGGCGCTCGACGCGATCTCGAACGAGACGTCGAAGGCGGTCTCGCAGTTCAAGGCGGCTGCGACCGACGCCGAGGCGGCCGCGGAGGCGTCGCGGGTGTCCGCGGACACGGCGCGCGCGGCCACCGAGCAGGCCAAGGTGGTGAGCGACGAGCTGCAGAGCAAGCAGAGCGAGCTGCAGAAGCAGATCGACTCGGTCACTGCGGCGTACGACCGGCTCACCGGCGCCGAGCAGGCGCAGCTCGCCGGCACGTCGTTCCCGTCCGGCTTCGACGCCGGTCGTATCCTGGCCGGCCTGACCCCGGGATCCGGATCCGCCGCGCTGCAGGCGGGTCTCACCCAGGTGGGCAAGCCCTACAGCTGGGGTGCGACGGGACCCGACGCCTACGACTGCTCCGGCTTGGTCGTGTGGGCGTACCGGCAGATCGGCAAGACCTTGCCGCGGTCGAGCCAGGCGCAGGCTCAGGGTGGCATCCCCGTCGACCGGAGCGCGCTGCAGCCCGGCGACGTCGTGCTGTTCTACAGCGACGCGTCGCACGTCGGCCTGTACGCGGGCGACGGAAACGTCCTGCACGCGTCGACGTACGGCACGCCGGTGAAGGTCGAATCGATGGCGTCGATGCCGTTCTACGGGGCGCGTCGCTACTGA
- a CDS encoding peptidase MA family metallohydrolase, giving the protein MAVALVLSLTAFDHEADVPDVRDAAPVANPYEDGRRAGAQAVLDEWARAVRSGDTAALPGLFDSAAAPGFLDAEIRRARNASQVPFSEFGYDIGLDPEVPVGSAMADQLGASDVWAPTVYFRYAIAGADAQPTRKPVALLLARRGDEWKLVSDAGVPGSGRETWRGPWDFGPMIARVVPGEEGRSSIVLGHPGQSAMVDRLAGDLGEAVAHVTDAWGQDWSRRAVVVVAGSQEEFASLVGTAHSGADIAAVSVSDAVDLRSRTASGQRIVFSPGAADRLTDLTRVSVLRHELTHIAARTVTQDGSPLWILEGYADYVGYRGIEATFGALAPTLAAAVAAHGPPTALPTDADFGAGGDTARRAYESSWSLAAFVASEYGEERLDSLYRDLAQGRASADQLDARIRDALGIGTDALVQGWGTWVEKQLA; this is encoded by the coding sequence ATCGCCGTGGCGCTCGTGCTGTCGCTGACGGCATTCGATCACGAGGCCGACGTGCCCGACGTTCGCGACGCCGCGCCGGTCGCCAACCCGTACGAGGACGGGCGCCGCGCGGGTGCGCAGGCCGTGCTCGACGAGTGGGCGCGGGCGGTGCGGTCCGGTGACACCGCGGCGCTTCCGGGGCTGTTCGATTCCGCTGCGGCGCCCGGGTTCCTGGACGCGGAGATCCGGCGCGCCCGGAACGCGTCCCAGGTGCCGTTCTCCGAATTCGGCTACGACATCGGGCTCGACCCGGAGGTCCCGGTCGGGTCGGCGATGGCCGACCAACTCGGTGCGTCGGACGTGTGGGCGCCGACGGTGTACTTCCGGTACGCGATCGCCGGCGCCGACGCCCAGCCGACGCGAAAGCCCGTCGCACTCCTGCTGGCCCGCCGCGGGGACGAGTGGAAGCTCGTCAGCGACGCGGGCGTTCCCGGATCCGGTCGTGAAACCTGGCGAGGCCCTTGGGATTTCGGCCCGATGATCGCGCGCGTCGTGCCCGGTGAGGAGGGTCGGTCGTCGATCGTCCTTGGTCACCCGGGACAGTCGGCGATGGTCGATCGCCTCGCCGGTGATCTCGGCGAGGCGGTCGCTCACGTCACCGACGCGTGGGGCCAGGACTGGTCCCGTCGGGCGGTCGTGGTGGTCGCCGGCTCCCAGGAGGAGTTCGCGTCGCTGGTCGGCACCGCGCACAGCGGCGCCGACATCGCCGCCGTCTCGGTCTCGGACGCGGTGGACCTGCGGTCGCGGACCGCGTCCGGTCAGCGGATCGTGTTCAGCCCCGGGGCCGCCGACCGGCTGACGGACCTCACCCGGGTGTCGGTGCTGCGGCACGAACTGACGCACATCGCCGCACGCACGGTCACCCAGGACGGGTCGCCGCTGTGGATCCTCGAGGGGTACGCCGACTACGTCGGTTACCGCGGCATCGAAGCGACGTTCGGCGCGCTCGCGCCGACGCTGGCGGCCGCGGTGGCCGCCCACGGTCCGCCGACGGCCTTGCCGACGGACGCGGACTTCGGAGCCGGGGGCGACACCGCGCGCCGGGCCTACGAATCCTCCTGGTCGCTGGCCGCATTCGTCGCCAGCGAGTACGGGGAGGAGCGGCTGGACTCGCTGTACCGGGACCTGGCGCAGGGGCGGGCGTCGGCGGACCAGCTCGACGCCCGGATCCGTGACGCGCTGGGCATCGGCACCGACGCGTTGGTCCAGGGGTGGGGGACCTGGGTCGAGAAGCAGCTGGCGTGA